The Papilio machaon chromosome 24, ilPapMach1.1, whole genome shotgun sequence genome contains the following window.
AATTTGGTGGAAATTTTTTGGTTGTTGGTTTTCTGCCGTAATGCCACAAAAATCACATTATTATCTCCGTTTTTAGACAGAGATGACGAGCATTTCATTGgcaaaaattaatacttataagtgttgccatttttaatcttattacAAAGAGTTTGATAATTATGaagaatttgttttatgtttgtcctttttagttatttcgaaaaatatcaatttcatttatacaatattattaggaaaaaaaatcgacaaaatttttgaacaaactcaaaaatatgataaatacaatataataccaataaatttcatttattaccaaaaaatacatatttgatttttcttttaccttaattttccattttggataacaaagatttttgtttataaacaaaacacatttaaatgaaaagaatGAATTTTTCCTTAGTTATGATTTAATCCAAATTAGCTCAAACACATTCACTGCCAGCGATTCTtcaagtttaattttcttacaaaaaacATCGCAATGACATGAAATTAAACTCAAATAAAATGCCACAAAACTAACAAATcattgtaaaacatatttggaaagcaaaaaaaaactaattaaaaaaaaatttttttggaaattacaCGAACGCGAAAATATACGAAATGtcatacttaatttaaatatggcaaCACAAAATCTCATTTGAAAACTATAACGGgatttaaaaggaaatttaatatatatttagttgaAACTATACAAtcatttaatatagttttaatgaatttattcaatttggATACAGTTGGTCTTGGAGCAGTTATGGCTTCTCTAGTATTTTTACATTCGATACAATTTATTTCGTAAccttgaattttaatatcttttgaaccgattgtatacaaattatgatcattcattaaaatccctttaaaacgtattttatCATCCGCTCGTAATAAACGAgtataattactaaaataatgatcaaatttaattgaaatgtcCGCATGTCGTTTTAATAAACCACCACTAGCCtccattattaattttatttcatgactgtacctataaataaaatatttaattttacaattcatATTCAATCCTTAAATGGTAACACAGGATGTCCGGAAAAAATGTGTACAACGGAATCTGAAGTACTCCGTTGTACTATTGGTACTTTGATTGAATCGATGAAGGGGTcgaaagtattatttaaccattggtatgaaatttaaagcttgcattttatttagaaaatattgttttgtgaTAAAACCGTTTGCCAAATTAAGATTTCAACTGagaacaaattttttttaaaaacaattttctatatacaaaaaaaaaggaacTAATGTATAGGCGGTTGAAAAAATATGATGgactatatttgttttttcaagCCCCCTGTTGACTTAACACCAAAAgtatgttctaaaaaaaattatagtttagactttttaagataattgaataaatgtgtagtaattaataaactatgaAGGCTTCAAGCGCCTAAACATTAATCTATAGTACTTCATTGTACACGTCTTTCCCGAACATCCtgtataaagataaaaaaaatacttactcattcaaattattcaaatgGCAAATTTTGCCGCTCTGTCTGGCAACACTCTTCACAAACTCACATCCGCCAACAGAGTCCGCTCTATTTGTATCCTGACAGAAATTACTATACTCTTCACCGtaataacatttgaaatattcttGTAAAAAACTCGGCAACCAAGCagcaaaatcattaaattgattttttacatttatcaatttaacttCACTAATATATCCCTCCCAATTAACGTGAGCGCCATTCAAAATAGAACATCTGATTTGAGCGTCGGCCATATTGGTTTCTATCCAAGATGGCGTATTACATTGACTGTAATAATCATCCCATGTAATCTGGTAATTATTATCTTCATAATCtgttataaattcattttttaatagattttttatacttgaTTTATCTTCACCTATTAATTCTATAAGTCCGGATGGAAATCCATCATCCTGTATATCACCTATTATCTGATTACTTAGATATAGAAGTGTGAACAGTCCAATGGTCAGCTAAAACAAgtacaaagaaaaaatctaaaaaaccCAACTGAATACCACACTATTAAGGTACAATACGATTGGAATGACAACTTCATTATTCATAAAGGCggggaaaaaaaaaataatgtgtataaaagtattaattaaataataactacgCTCGTTACTCAAATGaggtaaatagaaatattaaataatgtttaattaaatttactttaatataccacgaccttacagaagacaggcgtgaagtagaagtaattcaacgtacagtctgatgagtgtggtaccggaggacTAGATTTAGTCctatttcccttcccatcctttcttaataggaaaggataagaaggggaagtggatttggtggaagaggggacgcatataaaggagaaatatcctctttctgtgcgtccccttctccgttgactAAAGGTAGGGaatgcatctgcatttgcggatgtctatgggcaacggtcgcctcgctattgcggcgaatccaggtggccgttcgctcgtttgtcaccttgataaataaataaaaatattgatatataataaataaaatataatcaaaaaagTACATACCTGTAATGGTGTCACAAATTTCTTAGTAGCTTCAGACTTCGCTAATACGCAAgttaccaataaaattataccaaaACCTACCAATATAGATACAGTATAGAACAATCTGGATAGAGTTATATATTGTAGAAATGCGAATATAGGCAAAGTGACAGTAATAACTCCTAACAAAGGTAGAAATAGGAACGAACAGACCAAAGCCAAAGTACCTCTTATTAGACCATATGTTGTACATCCATGAGAACATGTTATGAACATTTGTAACCAACTTAACGTAACACAATGTGGGAGggtatatttaaagaaaccTTGCCAATCACTCCTTTTAGCCATTGATAATAGAATAATaggaattaataaagaaaaaaacactcTTGAATTCAAGCAAAATTCAATACTATTCCCTAATATATAAGATGGATAATTGGATATATGTAAATCCAGAAATCTCCAACCTTGATGTACAACTGTATCTTTTTCGTAAGGATATTTAGCTAAAACATTAATTCCGAAAGAAACTAAAGCTAATACATCCGGATAGAGATTACCATTCGTACCGAATGAGAAGAGAGTGAGAAACATGAGACAGAAAGAGAGGACGCAGAATTCCGAAAACGGAACCCATTGTGTCGAAATAAACGGATATAGGAAAAGATTAACAAGTAATgagataaaaaattgtacaaacggatacaaattatttctaacaaataaattttcagaTTCGTCAGTTTGTAAATTACCGTCGctatatcttaaaaataaaccggACCACTTTCTGAAATCGATAAACTGTCTTTTAGcgagtaacattttaaatgtactaaTGACCATAGATACGAaactaacataatataatattaatgtaaccAAATGGTATACATTTTCAGTATTAGTTGATAAATAAGCTACCAAAAGGAATGATAATTCTATATTTGAGAGCCTAAATGAGAAAGTACCgaagtaaaaaagtaatttaagatACATAACTTGTATGAAAACTATTGGATGTAAAAACGCTTGCTGAAACAATGGGATATGGTCTAAGGCCTTAATGTTAGGGTCAGTTAGTGTCAATTCGTAACTGACTAGAGGTAACTCTCCTTGACAGTAATCTACAGCAGCTGACACTAAATTGTCAACTGTCAAGTTACGAATATATCTATGATCAACTTCCTCGTGATAATCTgaaaaaaaggtaaattataaaaggtctttaaaaaaacactttttaacccaattaaaatatcaaaagacatgttttaaaacaagtttttatgcAGTGGAAATGTTACCTTCATCAGATTGTGCAGTTCTTATAGTACCATTGACATGTATCTGATCTCCAGCTTCAAATATTGAAGGTTCTAAAGCCTGTTCTCCATCCAAAGCACACGCTTCATCTGAGAAAGTTGATTAAAAAAGTAGTGAAGACCAAAATGAAGAACAAATTGATCTGGAGAATGAAAAACTGATGAACTCCACGTAAAATAGTGTTACGAACTCCTTCAAACCCTAGCACGTAACAATAGGATAAGGATCCGTTCACACAGACCGGGGCGATTTTCATCGCAAACTAGattttgcctgcgactccgttcgtgcgGGAAGAAacgtgataaaaattatcctatgtccgtcttctGGTTTTAAGCAACCTGTCCACTAATTTTCAGCCAAATAGGTtaaaccgttcttgagttatagtgtaacaaaaataactttcttttttatatatagagaaTATTGTGCTTTAATCTATTGaaataaggtttaattttatttctcccgtctttttattaaaagcaagCGTAATCTGTTTggggaaaataataaaaagagcCGACGTGGTTGCCTAATGACCATCCGCGCAATCAATCGGATCCGTTTGTGTGCTCATTCGAACTTGGCGAGCGGATCCGTCCGACTCTGAGAGGATCAGGTTTAAACAGTGCTCGGATCCAACCTTATAGAATACGCAATTCTGTGTGAACGGACCTTAAGGAATAATGATTTAATGATGATAATCTATAATAGTTTGTTATCTGTGAAGGTagagtttaatataaaagaaacatatCTTTAACTAACTTTCTTATACTCTTGTTCAAATTAATGGTTTccatttaaatgaattttaagtgtaaaatatgtattagacTATTGCTATGTCTTTCATTGCAAAGAGAAGAAGTGAGATGGTAATATACCTTGTGTGTCTTCATCAGCAGTATCACTATCTTCTTCATCCTTCTTTAACGTGGTGGTACAGATCTCCCGGATGCGGCGCTCCAGCTGTGCCGTCGTTATGTACTGCTCCCCATTTGATAAACtgcaaattaataacatcTATCATGTAATAATTAGAACATTGAAGATAAATAAGTTTACTATCATCAGCATcttcatcagctcactatacgtccccactgaggggctcggagcctaccccaagttagaggtgactaagccatagtcaaccacagctcagtgcgggttgacttcacacatatcattgaatttcttctcagatatgtgcagcatcacgatgtttccttcatcgtaagaacgtcagatgtatatatgtaaatcgaaaaacacattggtacatggcgggaatcgaacccaggacctgtagattgcaagtcaaatgcttaacccctgagccaccgacgcacCAGTTTACTATATTATAGTAATTGCCTGTGACTTTgtctgcgtggaattaaaaaaatctagtaataaatataacctatGTCAACcggagatttttttatatgaaaaggtgacaaacgagcaaacggtcacctgaattcgccgaaatagcgaggcgaccgtcccccatagacatccgcaaatgcagatgcgttgcctacctttaatcaacggagaagggggtacacagaaagaggatatttctccttcctatgcgtcccctcctccgccaaatccacttcaccTTCCCaatcttttctaataagaaatgattgtgaaggggaagaggactaaaattaggacaTAATGTAGCTTTGCAAcattgaaagaatttttcaactCGCTTCAGTAGTTTCTGAGCCTATTcgatacaaataaacaatcaaatcattCAAGACGTGAACATCTTCTTTTGTTAATTGTTTACGCATatcaaaagaaatttacatctACCTACACTTTGTgccgattttaataaattcattcaatATGCAGTTcaccgatattttttttacaatttgcttaccgtgggtttccgagaccaaaatctttgtataaaacatatcgtcatatCATATCATATCAAAAACCTAGATACAaagttactattttaatactttttcaattgttttttttcaacacacagaaactatttattttaaatgtctaattttacttaacaaactCACCTAGCAAACAGATCCCTTGCCGCTTTCCGCGCTACGATCTCCTGCCGACTGGCGGCGAGGCATGACTTGGCGCGAACTATCGCTGCACTGTCCTCGTCTATCACCCCACTGCGTATACACCTGCAAATCATGACTAGTCATGAGATTATACCACGTTAAGAAACAAGCACGTACATCTGATTTAACATAGCATATTGGAAAACAACACCTggggaaaaaatatataacaaacataGTATACACctgcaaacaaaaataaataaaacaattcttgTAGCCTTAAGTGAGTGAATTGTAATTTCGATTCtaattaaggaaaataaagatttcttaAACCATAAATCATGACTAGTTATGATTAGACCGCTTCGTCATGAAAGATGCAACATTCCGAGATTTATGTTAGTTTATGTGACCTGAGAAAAAAGTGGCCAAGGCCATGACAAGTCATAAGGTGTCACTACGTTATAGAAAGAGCATCATTATTTACTCGTATTGTCACTCATGACAATTTCGATTCAATGTCTtggcattgttttttattttgtaaaaaaaaaacgaaatcaATAAATTCTTGGTCCGTTACTCTTTTTTGCACAGCTTGCTTATGATAAATTACAGCAGTGAGttcttttctattatttttttaaaatattttttaatacatattttagcaTTCTATCTATGAAACGTATTTCTAGATTTGATCTATTCCACAACTCCAGAAACATTACTATCGTAAATCGGAAGAAAAATTACGGATTGCCTTTAAACACTTCTGGCACACCTCTTTCACTTCTGCATCCATACATAGACTCTCATACGTCCCGTGGAAACTGATACATccgttttaattgttaaacatTTACACTTATGTACAGTAGAActtgtataaacaaaaatctaggcgaccgcgatatttttctcgctcatagagcTTTCCCTCAAGCCAGAATtcctcgcttatggaggtagTCCGTCGGGATCGGACAATGAATCTCGCTTattcaggttcgactgtagTCTAGCAAAcacaatgtaatttttaaaataacactaGCTATcagccgcgactccgtccgcgcgggatttaaaaaaaacttaataagtaacctatgtgttcttccagactacttATGgtgcaaatttcatcaatatcggTTTATCCGtttcgaagataccttcaaacatccatccatctatccatccatctgaacattcgcatttataatattagtaagatttcataaataacttaCATAAGTCTATGCAATTCGAGTCTCACTCTATCCCACTTTATTTTCCAATCTTCGAATTCAGGTATATCGTACATCGGCATGTTTAACAACAAGTGTAAACGTGCACACCAACAAAACCTTTCCACACCAAAGAGATTACAATCACTGCTTATAGATTGGACATTACGAGCACTTtccttcaaatatttttagcatAATCGCTTATAATCAGTAACGATATCTGTCAAGCGTCAAACTAGAGAACCGAAACTCTACCAAATTAGTTTTTTGAGCGTATGATTTGTTTCGTTATGCCCCGACTATGGATATGAGATGTTAAATGTATCTTTGCCACACTGAGCCCTTGATGGTAATAATGCATCGGAACgcaatgtttaatgtttacgTACAAACGGAATGACAATCGTTCAACAATACGCATTACCTCATATCATTCGGTACTCGAAATATTTCACGTCGTCTGTTAAATTTTTGTACTCTTACGGAATTTTGCACGTTAAAAATACCTCATCCAAAAtgacgttatattttttttaattatttaatggcTTTACTGACGTGGCCACTAAGAAGTTTCATAAAGTATAGCCgaagaattaaatttgattccCATTTAAAATCGAATATCGCAGGATTGACCAATTTGATTAGACCAGAGAAATGTTTTCTGACGAAACCCTGTACAATGTACCAATTATAAATTCTCAGAATCTTGAATTTAACAGCATAGTtcagtattaaattttaatattttactagctaTCACCTTCCACTACGCCtacgcgtaattaaaaaaaaaactcaatttatagcctatgtctttatccagactatgttctacatctatgccaaatttcatcgagatctgttgaaccgttctggagataccttgtaacaaacatcccaactttcgtatttataatattacaagctgtcgccctcaATTCCGTCAACGCGaacttaaaactaattaaccTATCTATTCTTCCAgataatgttctacatctatgccaaatttcatccatccatccatgtacactttcgcattaataatattaaagtaggaTTAAAAGGAAAACGCTAAACCTTCACGACTGTACTTTTTCTTATTTGGATTtcctataaaatgaa
Protein-coding sequences here:
- the LOC106717359 gene encoding wolframin isoform X1 — translated: MPVGRKRWNLHDGPQGSLRRLRNQLAEDGCAESQVVLAKQLLEEKCELEADKISNFKQALEWLICATEQAHPEARRMLRRCIRSGVIDEDSAAIVRAKSCLAASRQEIVARKAARDLFASLSNGEQYITTAQLERRIREICTTTLKKDEEDSDTADEDTQDEACALDGEQALEPSIFEAGDQIHVNGTIRTAQSDEDYHEEVDHRYIRNLTVDNLVSAAVDYCQGELPLVSYELTLTDPNIKALDHIPLFQQAFLHPIVFIQVMYLKLLFYFGTFSFRLSNIELSFLLVAYLSTNTENVYHLVTLILYYVSFVSMVISTFKMLLAKRQFIDFRKWSGLFLRYSDGNLQTDESENLFVRNNLYPFVQFFISLLVNLFLYPFISTQWVPFSEFCVLSFCLMFLTLFSFGTNGNLYPDVLALVSFGINVLAKYPYEKDTVVHQGWRFLDLHISNYPSYILGNSIEFCLNSRVFFSLLIPIILLSMAKRSDWQGFFKYTLPHCVTLSWLQMFITCSHGCTTYGLIRGTLALVCSFLFLPLLGVITVTLPIFAFLQYITLSRLFYTVSILVGFGIILLVTCVLAKSEATKKFVTPLQLTIGLFTLLYLSNQIIGDIQDDGFPSGLIELIGEDKSSIKNLLKNEFITDYEDNNYQITWDDYYSQCNTPSWIETNMADAQIRCSILNGAHVNWEGYISEVKLINVKNQFNDFAAWLPSFLQEYFKCYYGEEYSNFCQDTNRADSVGGCEFVKSVARQSGKICHLNNLNEYSHEIKLIMEASGGLLKRHADISIKFDHYFSNYTRLLRADDKIRFKGILMNDHNLYTIGSKDIKIQGYEINCIECKNTREAITAPRPTVSKLNKFIKTILNDCIVSTKYILNFLLNPVIVFK
- the LOC106717359 gene encoding wolframin isoform X2, translating into MPVGRKRWNLHGPQGSLRRLRNQLAEDGCAESQVVLAKQLLEEKCELEADKISNFKQALEWLICATEQAHPEARRMLRRCIRSGVIDEDSAAIVRAKSCLAASRQEIVARKAARDLFASLSNGEQYITTAQLERRIREICTTTLKKDEEDSDTADEDTQDEACALDGEQALEPSIFEAGDQIHVNGTIRTAQSDEDYHEEVDHRYIRNLTVDNLVSAAVDYCQGELPLVSYELTLTDPNIKALDHIPLFQQAFLHPIVFIQVMYLKLLFYFGTFSFRLSNIELSFLLVAYLSTNTENVYHLVTLILYYVSFVSMVISTFKMLLAKRQFIDFRKWSGLFLRYSDGNLQTDESENLFVRNNLYPFVQFFISLLVNLFLYPFISTQWVPFSEFCVLSFCLMFLTLFSFGTNGNLYPDVLALVSFGINVLAKYPYEKDTVVHQGWRFLDLHISNYPSYILGNSIEFCLNSRVFFSLLIPIILLSMAKRSDWQGFFKYTLPHCVTLSWLQMFITCSHGCTTYGLIRGTLALVCSFLFLPLLGVITVTLPIFAFLQYITLSRLFYTVSILVGFGIILLVTCVLAKSEATKKFVTPLQLTIGLFTLLYLSNQIIGDIQDDGFPSGLIELIGEDKSSIKNLLKNEFITDYEDNNYQITWDDYYSQCNTPSWIETNMADAQIRCSILNGAHVNWEGYISEVKLINVKNQFNDFAAWLPSFLQEYFKCYYGEEYSNFCQDTNRADSVGGCEFVKSVARQSGKICHLNNLNEYSHEIKLIMEASGGLLKRHADISIKFDHYFSNYTRLLRADDKIRFKGILMNDHNLYTIGSKDIKIQGYEINCIECKNTREAITAPRPTVSKLNKFIKTILNDCIVSTKYILNFLLNPVIVFK